In one window of Nocardiopsis aegyptia DNA:
- a CDS encoding tetratricopeptide repeat protein, whose product MTTTSGRPARSGPAEAPEATDPADSPERDAPSGVDAAALCDQAQDLAENGHLKRSAKLYEQAVAANPRPAVQARALLGLAVVQDQRGDAQASRAAARRALATGDARYAPRAAYHLALSLEQDGELTEAERVWERLLDLGAPDYTAVAHYGLARAAEARGDAAGAQDDWERALALPPEPEPIGRLHAATVVEAARDLAGRLLEQGMPGAAAAAVERGLSVADDPGLRLLRAAAHLEHAIADLGAVVEPPADDREGSLPEPGTSGAAVELLAGLLALRGEPEAAERVWHAGLADRDPETADAVHRRLRRAIAPPSAEAGEAEEGEEAAEPWWDRYLEEAVATSSAPVLAGELFAVVTQMHALLAVPVAEGESRPAALRAAMEEALRTPSGLVWGADVHADFRRRLRAAMGGEDVLPEGWPEQG is encoded by the coding sequence ATGACCACGACGTCCGGACGTCCCGCGCGCTCCGGCCCCGCCGAAGCCCCTGAGGCGACCGACCCCGCGGACTCGCCGGAGCGGGACGCCCCCTCCGGGGTGGACGCGGCGGCGCTGTGCGACCAGGCCCAGGACCTCGCCGAGAACGGCCACCTCAAACGCTCCGCCAAGCTCTACGAGCAGGCCGTCGCGGCCAACCCCCGCCCGGCCGTGCAGGCCCGCGCGCTGCTCGGGCTGGCCGTGGTCCAGGACCAGCGGGGCGACGCGCAGGCCTCCCGTGCCGCCGCGCGCCGGGCCCTGGCCACCGGCGACGCCCGCTACGCCCCGCGGGCCGCCTACCACCTCGCCCTGTCCCTGGAACAGGACGGAGAGCTCACCGAGGCCGAACGCGTGTGGGAGCGCCTCCTGGACCTGGGCGCGCCGGACTACACCGCCGTCGCCCACTACGGGCTCGCCAGGGCGGCCGAGGCGCGGGGCGACGCGGCCGGGGCCCAGGACGACTGGGAGCGGGCGCTCGCCCTGCCGCCCGAGCCCGAGCCGATCGGCCGCCTGCACGCCGCGACCGTCGTGGAGGCCGCCCGTGACCTGGCCGGGCGCCTGCTGGAACAGGGGATGCCCGGTGCCGCGGCCGCCGCCGTCGAGCGCGGGCTCTCGGTCGCCGACGACCCGGGGCTGCGCCTGCTGCGGGCCGCCGCCCACCTGGAACACGCCATCGCCGACCTCGGCGCGGTCGTGGAACCGCCCGCGGACGACCGCGAGGGGTCCCTCCCGGAACCGGGTACCTCCGGGGCCGCAGTGGAGCTCCTGGCCGGGCTGCTGGCCCTGCGGGGCGAGCCCGAGGCGGCCGAGCGGGTGTGGCACGCGGGTCTGGCGGACCGGGACCCCGAGACCGCCGACGCCGTGCACCGGAGGCTGCGCCGTGCCATCGCCCCGCCCTCGGCCGAGGCCGGGGAGGCGGAGGAGGGCGAGGAGGCGGCCGAGCCGTGGTGGGACCGCTACCTGGAGGAGGCGGTCGCCACGTCGAGCGCGCCCGTGCTGGCCGGGGAGCTGTTCGCGGTCGTCACGCAGATGCACGCCCTGCTGGCGGTGCCGGTGGCGGAGGGCGAGTCCCGTCCCGCGGCGCTGCGGGCGGCCATGGAGGAGGCCCTGCGCACGCCCAGCGGGCTGGTGTGGGGCGCCGACGTGCACGCCGACTTCCGGCGGCGGCTGCGCGCAGCGATGGGCGGGGAGGACGTCCTGCCCGAGGGCTGGCCCGAGCAGGGCTGA
- a CDS encoding DUF5999 family protein: MCSHEPPCPSFEDTDREAARVVSSHPEQGWSLLCNGVVLFDDTGELLPDGAVVAPHRPHVAA, from the coding sequence ATGTGTAGCCACGAACCTCCCTGTCCGTCCTTCGAGGACACCGACCGCGAAGCCGCGCGCGTCGTCTCCAGCCACCCCGAACAGGGCTGGAGCCTGCTCTGCAACGGCGTCGTCCTATTCGACGACACCGGCGAGCTTCTCCCCGACGGGGCGGTTGTCGCTCCGCACCGGCCGCACGTGGCGGCCTGA